From Pseudomonas hefeiensis, one genomic window encodes:
- a CDS encoding glycosyltransferase family 2 protein, whose product MTEVLISVVIPAYNYADTLPRAVNSVVGQLSDAQAELLVIDDGSTDATPQVLEQLQAEHAGCFRVLRKPNGGLSSVRNRGIEEARGPYLIFLDADDEMAPGALAALTRHISSNPTSRMIIGGHWSVFADGRRVLHAVQPLPATPRERVRGYLLDKTVSLSNGACAMHREVFGPGNYPEHLRCVEDIPVFAQVLAGFPCSVLDAPLALIHKHDDSMRHDLKQALAAGVGMVDEVFSPARQPQLQDLRRAFLAQRCLSLFRACYSAGDYVNAKAFYIQAVRTDVRSLTRWTYTRKAIRLLFK is encoded by the coding sequence ATGACTGAGGTTTTGATCAGTGTGGTCATCCCTGCTTATAACTACGCCGATACCTTGCCTCGGGCGGTGAACTCGGTGGTAGGGCAACTGAGCGATGCACAGGCGGAGTTGTTGGTAATCGATGATGGCTCCACTGATGCAACGCCACAGGTCCTGGAGCAGCTCCAAGCTGAGCATGCCGGTTGCTTTCGGGTTTTGCGCAAGCCCAATGGTGGTTTGTCCTCGGTACGTAATCGTGGGATCGAGGAGGCTCGTGGGCCATACCTGATTTTCCTTGATGCCGACGATGAGATGGCGCCTGGTGCTTTGGCTGCGTTGACTCGGCATATCTCCAGCAATCCCACCAGCCGCATGATTATCGGTGGCCACTGGTCGGTATTCGCTGATGGTCGTCGTGTCCTGCACGCCGTACAACCCTTGCCCGCCACCCCGCGCGAGCGGGTACGTGGTTATCTGCTGGACAAGACGGTATCGCTGTCCAACGGTGCCTGTGCAATGCATCGAGAAGTGTTCGGGCCGGGCAACTACCCTGAACATTTGCGCTGTGTCGAAGATATTCCGGTGTTTGCTCAGGTGCTGGCGGGTTTCCCGTGCAGTGTGCTCGATGCGCCACTGGCGCTGATCCACAAGCATGACGACAGCATGCGTCATGACCTCAAGCAAGCCCTGGCGGCCGGCGTGGGGATGGTTGACGAGGTATTTTCTCCGGCACGTCAGCCGCAATTGCAGGATCTGCGCCGGGCTTTCCTGGCTCAACGTTGTCTGTCGCTGTTCCGCGCTTGCTACAGCGCTGGTGATTATGTCAACGCCAAGGCTTTTTATATCCAAGCCGTGCGTACCGATGTTCGCTCGCTCACGCGCTGGACCTATACGCGCAAGGCTATTCGGTTGTTGTTCAAGTGA
- a CDS encoding lipopolysaccharide kinase InaA family protein: MTDFLATEDQSLLQRHGLDSFEALWNLPLDAVDEPNTAGGGWSSVFRLELEGRGYYLKRQSNYLTRTWSRPFGEPSFSREFRNISRYRQLGIPALQAVFHGQRKVEGEVRAILLTRALDGWDDLDSLLQRWSSLTAAQRSIVLQACGQLARRLHGMHQIHGCFYPKHIFLQATASGYQAQLIDLEKTRPLLFGQRDRIKDLEPLLRRARVWSDDDVRQMLCTYLDQPPKSVLVDRWMTRLIARRSHKEAR, encoded by the coding sequence ATGACTGATTTTCTGGCGACCGAAGACCAGTCATTGTTGCAGCGTCACGGCCTGGATAGCTTCGAAGCCCTTTGGAACCTGCCATTGGATGCGGTGGATGAACCCAACACCGCGGGCGGCGGCTGGAGCAGTGTGTTCCGGCTGGAACTGGAAGGGCGGGGTTATTACCTCAAACGCCAGAGTAACTACCTGACCAGGACGTGGTCCCGGCCCTTCGGCGAACCAAGTTTTTCCCGGGAGTTTCGCAACATCAGCCGTTACCGCCAACTGGGGATTCCGGCCCTGCAAGCGGTGTTCCATGGCCAGCGCAAGGTCGAGGGTGAGGTGCGGGCGATTCTGCTGACGCGTGCCCTGGACGGTTGGGATGACCTGGATTCATTGCTGCAACGCTGGTCGAGCCTGACGGCGGCGCAACGTTCAATCGTCCTGCAGGCTTGCGGGCAGTTGGCGCGGCGCCTGCACGGCATGCACCAGATCCATGGTTGCTTCTACCCCAAGCACATTTTTCTGCAAGCCACCGCCAGCGGCTATCAGGCGCAGTTGATCGATCTCGAAAAGACTCGACCACTATTGTTCGGTCAGCGGGATCGAATCAAGGACCTGGAGCCCTTGCTGCGTCGCGCGCGAGTCTGGAGTGACGACGATGTGCGTCAAATGCTCTGCACCTATCTGGATCAACCGCCCAAGAGTGTGCTGGTTGACCGCTGGATGACCCGCCTGATCGCCCGGCGTAGCCATAAGGAGGCTCGTTGA
- a CDS encoding carbamoyltransferase family protein, with product MALTILGLSGALSHDPSAALYIDGKLIAAAEEERFVRDKHAKNRMPYESAKFCLEQAGIKPSDVDVVAIPFAPISLFGEARWHYAKRYWYAPDRALDAILMGNRRYKRYRRKIVWCLEQLGFDPKKIKIEPVEHHLAHASSAYHCSGFQEKTAILGIDGKGEYATTFFGYGENGKIHKIKEFFDPDSLGGLYGAITEFLGFEMLDGEFKVMGMAPYGDASKYDFSRLASFENGELVINTDYANVIGLRRYKEKGKGFYFSPKLIEWLGPKREGDIADEPYIHYAASMQALFEKLALQMIDHYLGDVLKETGKLAFAGGCALNVKLNQKIIARDDVKELFVQPASGDAGTAVGAAAYVSHARGVPVEKMEHVYLGPAYSNEDVIAACARHPSKPVWRKIDNTPERIARIMVDGNPVAWFQGRMEFGPRALGGRSIIGCPSASGVANRINEQIKFRERWRPFCPSMLDTVAPQMIKVDHPAPFMTFTFEVAEEWKTRVPEVVHEDGTSRAQVLKREYNPRYYDMMKALEVLTGNGVSLNTSLNRRGEPMICSPTDALNMFFGSDLQYLIMEDILVVKEGVDVYD from the coding sequence GTGGCATTGACGATTCTTGGCCTGTCCGGCGCCCTTAGCCATGATCCTTCCGCAGCGCTGTACATCGACGGCAAGCTGATCGCGGCGGCCGAGGAAGAGCGCTTCGTACGCGATAAACATGCAAAGAACCGCATGCCCTATGAGTCGGCGAAGTTCTGCCTGGAGCAGGCCGGAATCAAGCCGTCCGACGTCGATGTGGTGGCAATTCCGTTCGCGCCGATCAGCCTGTTCGGCGAAGCGCGCTGGCACTACGCCAAGCGATACTGGTACGCCCCGGATCGCGCCCTTGATGCGATCCTGATGGGCAACCGTCGTTATAAGCGCTATCGCCGCAAGATCGTCTGGTGCCTGGAGCAGTTGGGTTTTGATCCGAAAAAAATCAAGATCGAACCGGTCGAGCACCACTTGGCCCACGCTTCCAGCGCCTACCACTGCTCGGGCTTTCAGGAAAAAACCGCGATCCTGGGCATCGACGGCAAAGGCGAATACGCCACGACCTTCTTCGGCTACGGCGAAAACGGCAAGATCCACAAGATCAAGGAATTTTTCGACCCTGATTCTTTGGGCGGCCTGTATGGGGCGATCACCGAGTTCCTGGGTTTTGAAATGCTCGACGGTGAGTTCAAGGTCATGGGCATGGCGCCTTACGGCGATGCCAGCAAGTATGATTTCTCGCGCCTGGCCTCGTTTGAAAATGGCGAACTGGTGATCAATACCGACTACGCCAACGTGATCGGTCTGCGTCGCTATAAAGAGAAGGGCAAGGGTTTCTACTTCTCGCCGAAGCTGATCGAATGGCTCGGTCCCAAGCGCGAAGGCGACATCGCCGACGAGCCGTACATCCATTACGCGGCCAGCATGCAGGCGCTGTTCGAGAAACTTGCACTGCAGATGATCGATCACTATCTGGGCGACGTGCTCAAGGAAACCGGCAAGCTGGCTTTCGCTGGCGGCTGCGCATTGAACGTCAAGCTGAATCAGAAAATCATCGCCCGTGACGACGTCAAGGAACTGTTCGTGCAGCCGGCTTCCGGCGACGCCGGCACCGCAGTGGGGGCGGCAGCTTATGTGTCCCACGCCCGTGGCGTGCCGGTAGAGAAGATGGAACACGTCTACCTCGGCCCGGCCTACAGCAACGAAGACGTCATCGCCGCGTGCGCCCGTCATCCGAGCAAACCTGTGTGGCGCAAGATCGACAATACCCCCGAGCGCATTGCCAGGATCATGGTCGACGGTAACCCGGTGGCCTGGTTCCAGGGGCGCATGGAGTTTGGCCCGCGTGCCTTGGGTGGTCGTTCGATCATCGGGTGCCCAAGCGCCAGCGGCGTGGCCAACCGCATCAACGAACAGATCAAGTTCCGCGAGCGCTGGAGGCCTTTCTGCCCGTCGATGCTCGATACGGTCGCACCGCAGATGATCAAGGTCGATCACCCTGCACCGTTCATGACCTTCACCTTCGAAGTGGCCGAAGAGTGGAAAACCCGCGTACCGGAAGTCGTCCACGAAGACGGCACATCCCGGGCCCAGGTACTCAAGCGTGAATACAACCCGCGCTATTACGACATGATGAAGGCCCTGGAAGTCCTGACCGGCAACGGCGTGTCCCTGAACACCTCACTCAACCGCCGTGGCGAACCGATGATCTGCTCGCCTACGGACGCACTGAACATGTTCTTTGGCTCTGACCTGCAATATCTGATCATGGAAGATATTCTGGTGGTCAAAGAGGGAGTGGATGTTTATGACTGA
- a CDS encoding lipopolysaccharide kinase InaA family protein: protein MHLSELKNAGRSPSLPLSLELADAAGPAQLQLLSLLRVLPGQRYVGAGIWRGRPVLAKLLVGSKAGRHFHRELQGVRLLAEQGLTTPLLLADGLKESEGGWLLFELLEGAESLGDAWKQVEGLPLLADEQTAVLAEALGAIAQLHSKGLWQEDLHLDNLLRHGGKLYLIDGAGIRAETPGQPLSRNKVLENLGVFFAQLPKSLEPFNEELLVHYLLGNAEHALPMEALQKQIDKVQAWRLKDFLEKVGRECSLFSVQRGPFSLRAIRRDEEAVMAPVLEQADALLDQGHLYKTGGSASVGKVDVNGRSLLIKRYNIKNFAHWLKRFWRPSRAWHAWREGHRLTFLGIATPKPLALLEKRFLWLRRGAYLVTEHLPGPDIIERLAPYVESGAAPEPELLALDRLFAGLIRERISHGDFKGHNLLWQDDRWALIDLDSMCQHRSLSSFTPAYARDRARFMRNWPQDSALYQVIDQRLPKSF, encoded by the coding sequence ATGCATTTATCTGAATTGAAGAACGCCGGCCGTAGCCCCAGCCTGCCTTTGAGCCTGGAGCTGGCGGACGCCGCCGGCCCGGCGCAATTGCAGCTGCTTTCCCTGTTGCGTGTGTTACCGGGACAGCGCTACGTCGGTGCGGGCATCTGGCGCGGCCGTCCGGTGTTGGCCAAGTTGCTGGTAGGCAGCAAAGCGGGCAGGCACTTTCATCGCGAACTGCAAGGCGTGCGCCTGCTGGCCGAGCAGGGGCTGACTACGCCGCTGTTGCTGGCCGATGGCCTGAAAGAAAGCGAGGGTGGCTGGCTGCTATTCGAATTGCTTGAGGGGGCCGAAAGCCTCGGGGACGCCTGGAAACAGGTCGAGGGCCTGCCATTGCTCGCCGACGAACAAACGGCGGTACTGGCCGAGGCGTTGGGGGCGATTGCGCAACTGCACAGCAAAGGCCTGTGGCAGGAAGATCTGCACTTGGACAATCTGTTGCGTCACGGCGGCAAGCTCTATTTGATCGACGGCGCCGGCATCCGTGCCGAAACCCCGGGTCAACCGTTGTCGCGCAACAAAGTGCTCGAAAACCTGGGGGTGTTTTTCGCCCAGTTACCCAAATCCCTCGAGCCTTTCAACGAAGAGTTGTTGGTGCATTACCTGCTGGGCAACGCCGAGCACGCATTGCCCATGGAGGCGCTGCAAAAACAGATCGACAAGGTGCAGGCCTGGCGTCTGAAAGACTTTCTGGAAAAGGTCGGGCGCGAGTGCAGTCTGTTCAGCGTGCAGCGGGGGCCGTTCAGTCTGCGGGCGATTCGTCGTGATGAAGAGGCGGTGATGGCGCCGGTACTGGAGCAGGCCGATGCCTTGCTTGATCAGGGCCACTTATACAAGACCGGTGGGTCGGCGAGCGTGGGTAAAGTCGATGTGAACGGGCGGTCTCTGCTGATCAAGCGCTATAACATCAAAAACTTCGCCCACTGGCTCAAGCGCTTCTGGCGTCCGAGCCGCGCCTGGCATGCCTGGCGCGAAGGTCATCGCCTGACTTTCCTCGGTATTGCCACACCCAAGCCGCTGGCACTGCTGGAAAAGCGTTTTCTGTGGCTACGTCGCGGCGCCTACCTGGTGACCGAGCATCTGCCGGGGCCTGACATCATCGAGCGCCTGGCCCCTTACGTCGAAAGCGGCGCCGCTCCCGAGCCGGAGTTACTGGCGCTGGACCGGCTGTTCGCCGGCCTGATCCGCGAACGCATCAGTCACGGTGACTTCAAGGGCCACAACCTGCTCTGGCAGGACGATCGCTGGGCGCTGATCGACCTGGACTCCATGTGCCAGCACCGCAGCCTCTCCAGTTTCACCCCAGCCTATGCCAGGGATCGCGCGCGGTTCATGCGCAACTGGCCGCAGGACAGTGCGTTGTATCAGGTGATTGATCAGCGGTTGCCCAAAAGTTTTTGA